From the Gouania willdenowi chromosome 19, fGouWil2.1, whole genome shotgun sequence genome, one window contains:
- the mrpl27 gene encoding large ribosomal subunit protein bL27m: MAALASLMLKSRAGLLLPAQSVLLDSIRSASKKAGGSSKNLGGKSPGRRYGYKKQDGDSVHAGNILATQKLLRYHPGAHVGMGTNNTLFALEDGLVRFTKEVYIPPPRSPEATKVITKLPKGAVLYKTFINVLPNKQEGKFRLVEMV, translated from the exons ATGGCGGCGTTGGCGTCCTTGATGCTGAAGTCTCGAGCAG gtCTGCTGCTTCCTGCTCAGTCCGTCCTGCTGGACTCCATCAGGTCTGCATCAAAGAAAGCTGGTGGAAGCAGTAAAAACCTGGGGGGGAAAAGCCCTGGACGGAGATACGGCTACAAGAAACAAGACG GAGACTCTGTCCATGCTGGGAACATCCTGGCTACACAGAAGCTGCTACGCTACCATCCAGGAGCACAT GTGGGGATGGGAACCAACAACACGCTGTTTGCTCTGGAGGACGGCCTTGTGAGGTTCactaaagaggtttacatccCCCCACCACGGAGCCCTGAGGCCACCAAGGTGATCACCAAACTACCCAAAGGAGCCGTGCTCTACAAGACCTTCATTAACGTCCTGCCCAACAAACAGGAGGGAAAGTTCAGACTGGTGGAAATGGTCTGA